The following are encoded together in the Penicillium digitatum chromosome 3, complete sequence genome:
- a CDS encoding Lethal factor gives MSPAVVSEMQPDLHHDKLEAVGKAFDALLLTVYRLTHRQNELFQHMDKVFKEYTDLLAQLEDYRQGLVHSKPRVEEEPLNSMHVIKTLAAHQNVDENTFSAIRNGVKGCKYLLRSQDSLSQLSSNSCILAQAPTPAIALEKDFTTNGTQGNLHCPFSKPNNMQSANASEASSGKNSVPKVQIEATCGHEHLDPVKAELEDRRSSHTPSVPSSKGGCPVFRCPIRFLDQHSPEEIAEYVERHKHEIPRSHAICVKRYQRNPQDMRQLDAKYGGLTSMIAGLGVKHQAFLPDRHASGEAHSSHSASSERVEKWAENVDLSTHSAQDEENEEKNEEKNEEDKNEDDKRQSHFDRPLREVRVGESPSRPWGISVPVTHLPPASVPLSGSASIPTSSDPRADKPDNPTYADLLDAKPAGGCPFDHGKPKPEAPKPEIETPRRDERPKDNDVATPKKSGCPFDHNKPKAEVPKPEYETPWAGEWPKTWPKDQTVADQAPGRQVAPTAPTAPVSEESTTKPDISSSFSTPSHITFNGPVFFGYSVEETANLLKQFGNLVITTKSITSYRMT, from the exons ATGTCTCCCGCCGTGGTTTCCGAGATGCAGCCGGATCTGCATCATGACAAGCTCGAGGCCGTCGGCAAAGCCTTCGATGCGCTCTTACTAACCGTGTACCGGCTGACTCATAGACAAAATGAGCTGTTCCAGCACATGGATAAAGTCTTCAAAGAG TACACAGAT CTGCTCGCTCAGCTAGAAGATTACCGTCAGGGCCTCGTACACAGCAAGCCTCGAGTTGAGGAAGAACCGTTGAATTCCATGCATGTAATCAAGACCCTTGCTGCGCATCAAAATGTAGACGAAAATACTTTCTCGGCCATCAGGAATGGAGTCAAAGGGTGCAAGTACCTGCTCCGTTCACAAGATAGCCTCTCCCAATTATCCTCCAACTCGTGCATCCTCGCGCAAGCACCGACTCCAGCAATCGCGCTGGAGAAGGACTTCACTACGAATGGCACCCAGGGAAATCTACACTGTCCCTTCTCCAAACCGAATAATATGCAGAGCGCAAATGCCAGCGAAGCTTCCAGTGGGAAAAACTCTGTGCCGAAGGTCCAGATCGAAGCTACCTGCGGCCACGAGCATCTGGACCCTGTCAAGGCTGAACTTGAGGACCGACGCTCTAGCCACACCCCATCAGTCCCGTCGTCAAAAGGAGGATGCCCCGTCTTCCGATGCCCGATCCGATTCCTCGATCAACACTCCCCAGAAGAAATTGCTGAATACGTCGAACGACACAAACACGAGATCCCCCGCAGCCATGCAATTTGCGTCAAGCGTTATCAACGAAACCCACAGGACATGAGACAATTGGATGCCAAGTACGGCGGCCTAACCAGCATGATTGCTGGCCTAGGTGTCAAGCACCAAGCCTTCCTGCCTGACCGCCATGCCAGTGGCGAAGCTCACTCCTCACATTCTGCGTCGAGCGAACGTGTTGAGAAATGGGCCGAAAACGTGGATCTCAGTACGCACAGTGCCCAGGACGAGGAGAACGAGGAAAAGAacgaagaaaagaacgagGAGGATAAGAATGAGGATGATAAACGACAGAGTCACTTCGACCGTCCCCTCCGTGAAGTCCGCGTGGGCGAATCCCCAAGCAGGCCTTGGGGCATTTCAGTGCCTGTCACACATCTACCTCCTGCCTCAGTACCGCTCTCTGGCTCAGCGTCCATCCCCACATCCTCCGACCCTCGAGCTGACAAACCCGATAACCCCACCTATGCCGACCTCCTTGATGCTAAGCCTGCTGGCGGCTGTCCATTCGACCACGGCAAACCAAAGCCTGAAGCCCCAAAGCCCGAAATTGAAACACCTCGACGTGATGAAAGACCCAAGGACAATGATGTTGCTACACCAAAGAAATCCGGCTGTCCTTTCGACCACAATAAACCAAAGGCTGAAGTTCCAAAGCCTGAGTACGAGACCCCTTGGGCTGGTGAATGGCCTAAGACCTGGCCCAAGGACCAGACCGTCGCAGATCAAGCACCTGGTCGCCAGGTCGCTCCAACTGCTCCAACTGCTCCTGTCAGCGAGGAATCGACTACAAAACCCGACATTTCCTCATCATTTTCTACCCCCTCTCACATCACCTTCAACGGTCCCGTCTTCTTCGGGTACTCCGTCGAAGAGACTGCCAACCTATTGAAGCAGTTCGGCAACCTAG TTATAACAACTAAATCCATAACAAGTTACAGAATGACTTGA
- a CDS encoding C2 membrane targeting protein: MSTASTQSRGVNRRINSLQNEGRHSRNSSLSRRRPLSANVAYSHAIRVAYLAYLLNPRSRRIQNAPVAPARPKRSVTMHDLMSDFSLVRDSKSTRIPHGFVSELEKRLTGVLMGKEKRKEYQDHLVVRTFAVFLNVLKEDSFRKRMEKDRRAEDLLLIFYSNAVKELGKGKEDEDDGWKFMVDRHVALFVRLLALTLKDHEWSKDRPELANRLTVLENKLLLQDQDLMQSNGPTSTTESVGVLSYNVKDMPLVQHVASIFGMTTSEAQSEIDKNKSTWTEKAALQDLKTYQAHLNLQTHKTLSRDDFESDEAYDGWKKSEGPDLSQMMLAIMQSNPDLAKNTPGSLPQFNSSPHENSDLSRTSSGRADRTSYVIDQPLDLSGLSLEQSDESDTYTFIPSDPRSLYKYILTQTLTHDLRDREFEATQATSDVPLIKLLSKQSSEMLNEMCLRWRIPPFSRVVLFLEVAQAKFVDNEIDLTTLDSAFIFVKEMPFGENRKRSSFAPSTVFDRRRWTVHDLQTMQMLLSKLHEALLRELYEAMMDCFEAKPRPLGPIMYILDTHVQMDPNYIEDPEDINRFSTYVQEGLAEKATTKYQSLLSQLIPVEQEAWDPDHVIQLGDAISKLALKIQKRYRNNPEIMGVNPYTTLCHNVLPMFAEDAHEMIIRILEQAKARGEEIAIDDGFDLYKQLATIRRLFHNTHEDAPFPFHVEGLLQDFVWRWLRLTDQKIMDWVSQATRQDAFAVRSELAAENDRHSVSVIDIFRSFNQVVESMVQLEWDDDLQYAKFMTHLSNSIGKGVATYCDSLEKMFTREMDRLTPEQEAALNQTTQEKLMQFAKDTWTNKEKIEPFQFSSESLVKLNNIEYALAQLDKLESDINVDACAEVIARNSPPQLKKVRKSTTYVFTIKVVEAEDLKACDIGGGSDPYVVLTDEYQKRIAKTRIVYNNLNPRWEDSVDLTTQGPLNIIATIWDWDAVGDHDYVGRTSIKLDPVHFSDFLPREYWLDLDTQGRLLLRVSMEGERDDIQFYFGKAFRTLKRTERDMTRKITEKLSAYISHCLSRRTLKSLLSRGLSISSVSSFLNRNRAQPAPAGPTSADVENALTPLFNYFNDNFAIMNKTLTPEAMKMVMARLWKEVLATIESLLVPPLSDKPSHQKPLTIQEVDIVSRWLVLLLNFFHAVDDETGEANGVPIDILKSPKYHEIQSLNFFYFEPTEHLIRTSERMASATVNRQQAARNRNSAPVHLGATGAGFGGLGLPAARRAKSIMLSRNLGTMRKAKEEKRREAQADPNDDMILRILRMRPEAAGYLRDRSRQKERLAAAAAADAIVKQSLMAGAGSRMSSIIPRSR; the protein is encoded by the exons ATGTCGACAGCCTCTACCCAATCCCGAGGAGTCAACCGACGGATTAACAGCCTCCAAAATGAGGGTCGCCATTCGCGCAACTCCTCCCTATCGCGACGCCGCCCCCTAAGCGCCAACGTGGCATACAGTCATGCCATTCGGGTCGCCTACCTCGCCTATCTCCTTAACCCTCGCTCTCGTCGCATACAAAATGCCCCTGTCGCGCCGGCGCGGCCAAAACGATCAGTCACCATGCATGATTTAATGAGTGATTTCTCCttggtcagagattccaaaaGCACCAGGATTCCCCATGGCTTCGTGTCCGAGCTGGAGAAGCGATTGACGGGTGTGTTGAtgggaaaagagaaaaggaaggaaTATCAAGATCACCTGGTGGTGCGAACATTTGCTGTCTTTCTCAACGTTCTGAAGGAGGATTCGTTCCGAAAACGCATGGAGAAGGACCGTCGGGCTGAAGATCTGCTCCTGATTTTCTACTCTAACGCTGTCAAAGAGTTGGGCAAGGGCaaagaggatgaagatgacggtTGGAAGTTCATGGTGGATCGGCATGTTGCGCTTTTTGTTCGACTTCTTGCGCTCACCCTGAAAGATCACGAGTGGTCCAAAGACCGCCCAGAACTGGCCAATCGATTAACGGTGCTGGAAAACAAGCTTCTCCTGCAAGATCAGGACCTCATGCAATCGAATGGGCCTACATCTACGACAGAGAGTGTTGGCGTATTGAGTTATAACGTGAAGGATATGCCCCTGGTGCAACATGTGGCCAGTATCTTTGGGATGACCACATCCGAAGCACAGTCCGAAATCGATAAAAACAAGTCCACCTGGACTGAAAAGGCCGCTCTGCAGGACCTAAAGACTTACCAAGCTCACCTGAACCTCCAGACACACAAAACCTTGTCAAGAGATGATTTTGAATCGGACGAGGCTTATGATGGCTGGAAAAAGAGCGAAGGCCCTGATCTCTCACAGATGATGCTCGCAATCATGCAATCCAATCCCGATCTAGCCAAAAACACGCCCGGGTCTCTTCCTCAGTTTAATTCGAGTCCTCACGAGAATTCCGACTTGTCAAGGACATCGTCTGGTCGGGCTGACAGAACATCTTATGTTATTGATCAGCCTCTTGATTTGAGTGGACTTTCTTTAGAACAGTCAGATGAGTCTGATACATACACATTCATACCGTCTGACCCTAGATCTTTGTACAAATACATCTTGACCCAGACCTTGACCCATGATCTGCGGGACAGGGAGTTTGAAGCTACGCAGGCCACATCTGACGTGCCTTTAATCAAACTGCTATCGAAGCAGTCCTCGGAAATGCTTAATGAGATGTGTCTCCGCTGGCGGATTCCACCTTTCTCCCGGGTCGTGTTGTTCCTCGAGGTGGCTCAGGCTAAATTTGTTGACAATGAGATTGATCTCACTACTCTGGACTCTGCATTTATTTTTGTGAAAGAAATGCCTTTCGGAGAGAACCGCAAACGCAGTAGCTTTGCGCCTTCCACGGTCTTTGATCGGCGACGATGGACTGTACATGATCTTCAAACGATGCAAATGCTGCTGTCCAAGCTTCATGAGGCTTTGCTCCGCGAGCTATATGAGGCTATGATGGACTGCTTCGAGGCAAAGCCCCGCCCACTCGGTCCTATTATGTACATTCTTGACACCCACGTCCAGATGGATCCCAACTACATTGAGGACCCTGAAGACATCAATCGATTCAGCACGTATGTGCAAGAAGGACTTGCCGAAAAAGCAACAACGAAGTATCAAAGCCTTCTTAGCCAACTAATCCCAGTGGAACAAGAGGCTTGGGATCCCGACCATGTCATTCAGCTTGGAGATGCAATATCAAAGCTTGCGCTAAAGATTCAGAAACGCTACCGCAATAACCCGGAGATCATGGG TGTGAACCCCTATACTACCTTGTGTCACAATGTACTCCCCATGTTCGCCGAGGATGCACATGAAATGATCATAAGAATTCTCGAGCAAGCAAAAGCGAGAGGTGAGGAGATCGCTATTGACGACGGCTTCGACCTATACAAGCAGCTCGCCACTATCAGACGGTTATTCCACAACACCCATGAGGA TGCTCCATTCCCTTTCCATGTGGAGGGTCTCCTTCAAGACTTCGTCTGGAGATGGCTTCGTTTAACTGACCAAAAGATCATGGATTGGGTCAGCCAAGCTACAAGACAAGATGCGTTCGCCGTTCGTTCGGAGCTTGCGGCGGAAAACGATCGTCATAGTGTGTCAGTAATTGACATTTTCCGATCATTCAACCAAGTTGTTGAAAGCATGGTGCAACTTGAGTGGGACGATGATCTCCAATATGCGAAGTTCATGACACATCTCTCTAATTCAATTGGGAAAGGTGTGGCAACGTACTGTGACTCCTTGGAGAAGATGTTCACGCGGGAGATGGATCGTCTCACGCCCGAACAGGAGGCAGCCTTGAATCAAACCACCCAGGAAAAACTGATGCAGTTCGCCAAAGACACCTGGACGAATAAGGAAAAAATCGAGCCCTTCCAATTCTCATCGGAG TCTCTGGTGAAACTGAACAACATTGAGTATGCACTTGCTCAGCTCGACAAGCTCGAAAGTGACATCAATGTCGACGCTTGCGCCGAGGTCATTGCAAGAAATAGCCCACCGCAACTCAAGAAAGTCCGCAAGTCTACCACATATGTCTTTACAATCAAGGTAGTGGAGGCAGAGGACTTGAAAGCATGCGACATTGGTGGTGGCAGCGATCCATACGTCGTCTTGACGGACGAATATCAGAAACGAATTGCCAAAACTCGCATCGTCTACAATAATCTTAATCCCCGATGGGAAGATTCAGTGGATCTTACTACACAGGGCCCTTTGAATATCATCGCTACCATCTGGGACTGGGATGCAGTGGGCGATCACGACTATGTCGGTCGCACGTCAATCAAGCTAGATCCTGTGCACTTCAGTGACTTCTTGCCAAGAGAGTATTGGCTCGACCTGGATACCCAGGGTCGGCTTCTGCTCCGAGTCAGTATGGAAGGCGAGCGAGACGACATCCAGTTCTACTTCGGCAAGGCTTTCCGTACACTTAAACGAACTGAAAGGGACATGACTCGAAAGATCACAGAGAAGCTTTCGGCATATATCAGTCACTGTCTTTCCCGGCGAACACTAAAGTCACTGCTCTCTCGCGGACTCAGTATATCTAGTGTCTCGAGCTTCTTGAATCGCAACCGAGCGCAACCAGCTCCTGCCGGACCCACCTCGGCAGACGTCGAAAATGCACTAACTCCTTTGTTCAATTACTTCAATGACAACTTCGCCATCATGAACAAAACCCTCACACCCGAAGCCATGAAGATGGTGATGGCTCGCCTGTGGAAGGAAGTGCTCGCTACCATCGAGAGTCTACTCGTACCGCCTCTGTCGGACAAGCCATCTCATCAGAAGCCATTGACCATTCAAGAAGTCGACATCGTATCACGCTGGCTCGTGCTACTATTAAACTTCTTCCATGCGGTTGACGATGAAACTGGTGAAGCAAACGGTGTCCCAATCGACATCCTGAAATCACCCAAATATCACGAAATTCAgtctctgaatttcttctactTTGAACCAACGGAGCATCTCATTCGCACCTCCGAGCGCATGGCCTCGGCGACTGTCAACCGCCAACAAGCGGCCCGCAACCGCAATTCTGCGCCTGTTCACCTCGGCGCCACAGGTGCCGGCTTCGGCGGCTTGGGTCTTCCTGCTGCCCGCCGTGCCAAGAGCATCATGCTCTCCCGCAACCTGGGCACGATGAGGAAAGCCAAGGAAGAGAAGCGGCGGGAGGCTCAAGCTGATCCGAACGACGACATGATCCTGCGCATTCTGCGCATGCGCCCCGAAGCTGCCGGCTATCTTCGCGACCGTAGTCGTCAGAAGGAAAGACTCGCTGCCGCCGCCGCTGCTGATGCAATCGTGAAACAGAGTCTGATGGCCGGTGCTGGAAGCCGCATGAGCAGTATCATTCCCCGTAGCAGGTGA
- a CDS encoding L-PSP endoribonuclease family protein (Hmf1), putative, whose protein sequence is MSANISIISAKDACPPAGPYSQAIRANGQIFVSGQIPADSSANLVEGNIGAKTQVCCDNIKAILTAAGSSVDKIVKVNVFLTDMANFAEMNATYEKFFVHKPARSCVAVHQLPKGVPVEIECIALE, encoded by the exons ATGTCCGCCAACATCTCCATCATCTCCGCCAAGGATGCCTGCCCTC CTGCCGGCCCTTAC TCCCAGGCCATCCGCGCCAACGGCCAGATCTTCGTCTCTGGACAGATTCCCGCCGACTCCTCCGCCAACTTGGTCGAAGGAAACATCGGTGCTAAGACACAGGTTTGCTGCGACAACATCAAGGCTATCCTGACCGCCGCTGGCTCCAGCGTAGACAAGATTGTCAAGGTCAAT GTTTTCCTGACTGATATGGCCAACTTCGCTGAGATGAACGCTACTTACGAGAAGTTCTTCGTTCACAAGCCTGCTCGTAGCTGTGTTGCTGTTCACCAGCTGCCTAAGGGTGTGCCTGTTGAGATTGAGTGCATTGCTCTGGAGTAA
- a CDS encoding NADH:ubiquinone oxidoreductase, ASHI subunit has product MFNPLHPIGSLAFLSQLICCLSFSTIMLSQRILSRRLPQVAARAIAPRASFSQIPALRAATVDEALQNNNYPNPPAVKRAHRDPHGGWWDAQEKRNFGEPVHEDNEILGVFSPEQYTHVTAGKGFFHLGCFVVAFLGLVGIVSLNYPDKPSVPKAYVDGLEKELGGPNALPAHKSGDKL; this is encoded by the exons ATGTTCAACCCCCTCCACCCAATTGGCTCTCTTGCCTTCCTTTCACAACTTATTTGCTGCTTGTCTTTCAGCACAATT ATGCTGTCTCAACGGATCTTGTCCCGGCGCCTGCCCCAGGTTGCCGCCCGAGCCATCGCTCCTCGCGCATCTTTCTCCCAGATCCCAGCTCTCCGTGCTGCTACTGTTGATGAGGCTCTACAG AACAACAATTACCCCAACCCTCCCGCAGTGAAGCGGGCACACAGAGACCCTCACGGTGGCTGGTGGGATGCGCAAGAGAAGCGCAACTTTGGTGAGCCTGTGCACGAGGATAACGAAATCCTCGGTGTCTTCAGTCCCGAGCAATATACCCACGTCACGGCCGGCAAGGGTTTCTTCCACCTCGGCTGCTTCGTCGTTGCTTTCCTTGGCCTGGTTGGAATTGTCAGCCTCAACTACCCTGACAAGCCGAGTGTTCCAAAGGCATATGTCGATGGTCTGGAGAAGGAGTTGGGCGGCCCCAATGCTTTGCCG GCTCACAAGTCCGGCGACAAGTTGTGA